One genomic segment of Bradyrhizobium diazoefficiens includes these proteins:
- a CDS encoding efflux RND transporter permease subunit produces MGVSEPFIRRPIATSLLGIALLIGGLLGYFALPVSALPQVDFPTVQVTTQLPGASPDVIASLITAPLERQLGQIPSLSAMNSTSSFGVSQISLQFDLNRDIDGATQDVQAAINAAAGVLPKTLPYPPTYAKVNPADAPVMTLALRSDTISLRAMSDIADTILAQRLSQISGVGRVSVLGGLKPAVRIQADLARLAAYGIAMEDLRTAIANANVSGPKGSLDGAQQSYLIAANDQIAAADAYKPVIIAYRNGSPVTIADVAQIVDGLENDRTGGWYQGTPAVIIDIQRQPGANVIDVVKQIRAEIPKVQRAVPAGVNLTIVSDRTVTIRASVHDVQFTLILSVVLVTLVVLLFLRSLRATLIAGVALPLSLITSFGIMYFSGFSLDNLSLMALTIGTGFVVDDAIVMIENIVRHMENGDSAMEASLKGASEIGFTVISLTVSLIAVFIPLLFMSGLVGRMFREFALTLTIAVVTSAVVSLTLTPMMCSRLLKHAHEELALPGLAAISRFIDRTVAFYHRTLLWVLERQRATLVVTFATLAATLVLYVVAPKGFLPLQDTASITAVTEAGPDVSFAEMQKRQAEAADAIKADPDVVGVVSVIGAGSVNPTTNVGRLVMTLKPRGERRDDVSVVVTRLKQRVSGIPGMTVYFQPVQDVQISTQSSRSQYQYTVTGTDAALVSEWARKLVAEMRRDPLFRDVSSEAQEGGLRAQLEVDRTRAGQLGVSLQGITDTLNDAFAQRQISTIYGQANQYRVVLEALPMYQRDPSILSKLYLPGAASATVGAPNAQVPLSAVATLKRTTAPLAISHQAQFPSISLSFNLAPGAALGDAVEAVKAIETRIEMPNSIVGVYAGDAAEFAKALAGQPWLLLAAVITIYIVLGVLYESYIHPITILSTLPSAGVGAILALLLCGQDLSVIGLIGIILLMGIVKKNAIMMIDFALEAERGQGMSPNEAIVQACLLRFRPIMMTTLAALFGALPLAIESGTGAELRFPLGISIIGGLLLSQLLTLYTTPVIYLALDRINRRLEQALPPAASGGPPVGGATEGMQ; encoded by the coding sequence ATGGGTGTCTCCGAACCCTTCATCCGCCGCCCGATCGCAACCTCGCTGCTCGGCATTGCGCTTCTGATCGGCGGGCTGCTGGGCTATTTCGCGTTGCCGGTCTCGGCGCTGCCGCAGGTCGACTTCCCGACCGTGCAGGTGACGACGCAGCTGCCGGGTGCAAGCCCCGACGTGATCGCCTCGCTGATCACCGCGCCCTTGGAGCGGCAGCTCGGCCAGATTCCGTCGCTGTCGGCGATGAATTCGACGAGTTCGTTCGGCGTCAGCCAGATCTCGCTCCAGTTCGATCTCAACCGCGACATCGACGGCGCGACGCAGGACGTGCAGGCCGCCATCAATGCCGCCGCCGGTGTCTTGCCGAAGACGCTGCCTTATCCGCCGACCTACGCGAAGGTGAATCCGGCGGATGCGCCGGTGATGACCTTGGCGCTGCGCTCAGACACGATTTCACTGCGGGCCATGAGCGATATCGCCGATACAATCCTGGCACAACGTTTGAGCCAGATCTCGGGCGTCGGGCGCGTCTCGGTGCTCGGTGGGCTGAAGCCGGCAGTGCGTATCCAGGCGGACCTCGCGCGCTTGGCCGCCTATGGCATCGCCATGGAGGATTTGCGCACGGCGATCGCCAACGCCAACGTCTCCGGGCCCAAGGGCTCGCTCGACGGCGCGCAGCAATCCTATCTGATCGCCGCCAATGACCAGATTGCCGCCGCCGACGCCTACAAGCCCGTCATCATCGCCTATCGCAACGGCTCGCCGGTCACGATCGCCGACGTCGCGCAGATCGTCGACGGGCTCGAGAACGACCGCACGGGCGGCTGGTACCAGGGCACCCCGGCCGTCATCATCGATATCCAGCGCCAGCCCGGCGCCAACGTCATCGATGTCGTGAAACAGATCCGTGCCGAGATCCCCAAGGTGCAGCGCGCGGTGCCGGCCGGCGTGAACCTCACGATCGTCTCCGACCGCACCGTCACGATCCGCGCCTCGGTCCACGACGTCCAGTTCACCCTGATTCTCAGCGTCGTGCTGGTGACGCTGGTGGTGTTGCTGTTCCTGCGCTCGCTGCGAGCCACCCTGATCGCGGGCGTGGCGCTGCCGCTGTCGCTGATCACCAGCTTCGGCATCATGTATTTTTCCGGCTTCAGCCTCGACAATCTGTCGCTGATGGCGCTGACCATCGGTACCGGCTTCGTCGTCGACGATGCCATCGTGATGATCGAGAATATCGTTCGTCACATGGAGAACGGCGACAGCGCCATGGAAGCCTCGCTGAAGGGCGCCAGCGAAATCGGCTTCACCGTGATCTCCTTGACGGTGTCGCTGATAGCGGTGTTCATCCCGCTGCTGTTCATGTCGGGCCTGGTCGGGCGCATGTTCCGCGAATTTGCGCTGACGCTGACCATCGCGGTCGTGACCTCGGCCGTGGTCTCGCTGACGCTGACGCCGATGATGTGCTCGCGGCTGCTCAAGCACGCCCATGAGGAGCTGGCGCTGCCGGGTCTCGCCGCGATCAGCCGCTTCATCGACCGCACCGTCGCGTTCTACCATCGCACGCTGCTCTGGGTTTTGGAGCGCCAGCGCGCCACGCTGGTTGTGACGTTTGCGACGCTGGCTGCGACCTTGGTGCTCTATGTCGTCGCGCCAAAGGGCTTCTTGCCGCTCCAGGACACCGCCTCGATCACGGCGGTGACGGAGGCGGGGCCCGACGTCTCCTTCGCCGAGATGCAGAAGCGGCAGGCTGAGGCTGCCGATGCCATCAAGGCCGATCCTGACGTGGTCGGCGTCGTCTCGGTGATCGGTGCGGGCTCGGTCAACCCGACCACCAATGTCGGGCGTCTCGTGATGACCTTGAAGCCGCGCGGCGAGCGGCGCGATGATGTCAGCGTGGTCGTGACCCGGCTGAAGCAGCGGGTCTCCGGCATTCCCGGCATGACCGTCTACTTCCAGCCGGTGCAGGACGTGCAGATCTCGACCCAGTCGAGCCGCTCGCAATACCAGTACACGGTGACGGGCACCGATGCAGCGCTCGTCTCGGAATGGGCGCGCAAGCTGGTTGCGGAGATGCGGCGCGACCCCTTGTTCCGCGACGTCTCGTCCGAGGCGCAGGAGGGCGGCCTGCGGGCGCAGCTCGAGGTCGACCGCACCCGCGCCGGCCAGCTGGGCGTGAGCCTGCAAGGCATCACCGACACGCTGAACGACGCTTTCGCACAAAGGCAGATCTCGACCATCTACGGCCAGGCCAACCAGTACCGCGTGGTGCTGGAGGCGCTGCCGATGTACCAGCGCGATCCCTCGATCCTGTCGAAGCTGTATCTGCCGGGCGCCGCGAGCGCGACCGTCGGCGCGCCCAATGCCCAGGTGCCGTTGTCGGCGGTGGCGACGTTGAAGCGCACCACGGCGCCGCTCGCGATCTCGCACCAGGCGCAATTTCCGTCGATCTCGCTCAGCTTCAACCTCGCGCCGGGTGCGGCGCTCGGCGATGCCGTCGAGGCGGTGAAGGCGATCGAGACCCGCATCGAAATGCCCAACAGCATCGTCGGCGTCTATGCCGGCGATGCCGCCGAATTCGCCAAGGCGCTTGCCGGGCAGCCTTGGCTGCTGCTCGCCGCCGTGATCACGATCTACATCGTGCTCGGCGTGCTCTATGAGAGCTACATCCACCCGATCACGATCCTGTCGACGCTGCCCTCGGCCGGCGTCGGCGCGATCCTGGCGCTGCTGCTGTGCGGGCAGGATCTCTCGGTGATCGGCCTGATCGGCATCATCCTCTTGATGGGCATCGTCAAGAAAAACGCGATCATGATGATCGACTTCGCGCTCGAGGCCGAGCGCGGACAGGGGATGTCACCCAATGAAGCCATCGTGCAGGCCTGCCTATTGCGCTTCCGCCCGATCATGATGACGACACTCGCGGCGCTGTTCGGCGCGCTGCCGCTGGCGATCGAAAGCGGCACCGGCGCCGAGTTGCGCTTTCCGCTCGGCATCTCCATCATCGGCGGCCTGCTGTTGAGCCAGCTCTTGACGCTCTACACCACGCCGGTGATCTACCTCGCCCTCGACCGCATCAACCGCCGCCTCGAACAGGCGCTGCCGCCGGCCGCATCCGGCGGCCCGCCGGTCGGCGGCGCGACCGAGGGGATGCAGTGA